A region from the Antennarius striatus isolate MH-2024 chromosome 24, ASM4005453v1, whole genome shotgun sequence genome encodes:
- the LOC137591677 gene encoding kelch-like protein 10 — translation METKSETPRKTRQAVDPSYDTVICAGDVSFDVHRIIMCNCSPYFQALLCRHAGDKTCFTIPDVSAEAMEVIIDFAYSGSVSVTEDNVQELLIAADSLDILDIVEACNNFLEENLTPENCIGVRRLSISSPQVQHKAHFLLMNKFEEVVYSEEFLELSLQELTDILDSDELNVNEEKIVYEAVVRWIDHAPEQRNTHLPALLPKARLALCSKDDIKSLMSDPYLRKNTQCVKILKYALRLKHQLTNATPPMRFYSDLAARPRLPDAIIFAIGGWNTNNVTNIAEVYDVRADRWLDITDHQEKPRGYHGTVFHSGFIYCIGGFDGEPCNSVRKFDVKRQVWLEAAPMNYRRCYVSVALLDGYIYALGGRDKTHRLKTAERYRPETNQWSLIEPMHDIRSDAGCEAFNNKIYICGGFDGHIYHQSCEFYSLDFDQWTCISNMSTGRSGLRLVLYDNQIFALGGYDGNSYLRSVETYDPETDEWHKLPPMLTTRSHFGTAVINNKLFVMGGFNGIQTTTSVAYYDTKTNKWTRAGQMGTARSALSCCAVSNNSSLKQYTTSRDTLPQLEQV, via the exons ATGGAAACGAAATCAGAAACaccaagaaaaacaagacaagctGTAGACCCTTCATATGACACAGTCATCTGTGCTGGGGATGTCAGTTTTGATGTTCACAGGATCATTATGTGTAACTGCAGTCCATACTTCCA GGCCCTCCTCTGCCGACACGCAGgtgataaaacatgttttaccaTACCAGATGTGTCTGCAGAGGCAATGGAGGTCATCATTGACTTTGCATACTcaggttctgtctctgtgacagAGGACAACGTACAAGAGCTGCTTATAGCAGCTGACTCTTTAGATATACTTGACATTGTAGAGGCATGCAACAACTTCCTGGAAGAGAATCTCACTCCCGAAAACTGCATTGGTGTTCGTCGGCTCAGCATCTCAAGTCCTCAAGTCCAGCACAAGGCTCACTTCCTTTTAATGAATAAGTTTGAGGAAGTCGTTTACAGCGAAGAGTTTCTGGAGCTCAGTTTGCAGGAACTCACTGACATCCTTGATAGTGATGAGCTCAATGTGAACGAGGAGAAAATCGTGTATGAGGCCGTTGTTAGATGGATCGACCATGCACCTgagcaaagaaacacacatttaccgGCACTCTTGCCAAAG GCTCGGCTGGCCTTGTGCAGTAAAGATGACATTAAGAGTCTAATGTCCGATCCATATTTGAGAAAAAACACTCAGTGTGTAAAAATTCTTAAATATGCCTTGCGACTCAAACATCAGCTGACCAATGCCACACCGCCCATGAGATTTTACTCTGACCTCGCTGCTCGTCCTCGCTTACCTGATGCCATAATTTTTGCTATTGGGGGCTGGAATACCAACAATGTAACTAACATCGCCGAGGTTTACGATGTCCGTGCTGATCGCTGGTTGGACATTACAGATCATCAGGAAAAGCCTCGTGGTTACCATGGCACTGTCTTCCACAGTGGGTTCATCTACTGCATTGGTGGCTTTGACGGGGAGCCTTGCAACAGCGTGCGCAAATTTGATGTGAAAAGACAAGTTTGGCTTGAAGCAGCACCCATGAACTACCGCCGCTGCTATGTAAGTGTTGCTCTTCTGGATGGATATATTTATGCATTAGGAGGTCGTGATAAGACACATCGCCTGAAAACTGCAGAACGCTACAGGCCTGAGACAAACCAATGGAGTCTAATTGAACCCATGCATGACATCAGAAGTGATGCCGGTTGTGAAGCATTCAATAACAAG ATTTACATTTGTGGTGGTTTTGATGGGCATATTTACCATCAAAGTTGTGAATTTTATAGTCTAGACTTCGACCAGTGGACATGCATTTCTAACATGAGCACCGGACGCAGCGGATTACGTCTTGTTTTGTATGACAACCAGATCTTTGCG cTTGGCGGCTATGATGGCAACTCATATTTAAGAAGCGTTGAGACCTACGACCCAGAAACCGATGAGTGGCATAAACTACCCCCCATGTTGACCACCCGCAGTCACTTTGGCACCGCAGTGATTAATAATAAGTTATTTGTCATGGGGGGCTTCAACGGCATTCAAACCACCACTTCTGTTGCGTACTATGATACGAAAACTAATAAGTGGACTAGAGCCGGTCAGATGGGGACTGCTCGCAGTGCTCTCAGCTGCTGTGCTGTGTCCAATAACTCCAGCTTGAAACAATACACCACAAGCCGTGACACCTTGCCACAATTAGAGCAAGTGTAA